From the genome of Ziziphus jujuba cultivar Dongzao chromosome 6, ASM3175591v1, one region includes:
- the LOC107429747 gene encoding disease resistance protein RML1A-like translates to MDQWRLYCKMVSTSSFSSANPPHKQFDVFLSFRGEDTRHGFASYLYGALSAKSISTFMDDHELERGDEISPTLDKAIKKSKILVVVLSENYASSTWCLEELVKILECKRNNGQTVMPVFYGIDPSVVRKQNGSYGIAFNKLEERFRDRIDKVHQWRAALTEVSNLRGWDSKNYWPECKLVQKVVEDILKELPKYRSSFEHSKELLFGIEKNIKEVESRLSIGPKDVRIIGIWGMGGIGKTTLATIVFEKLSDEFEGCCFLPNVREQHARNGLDHLRRKLLSNLLDDEDILTMDTLVGASSFILDRLRRKKVLIVLDDVDSSILLDALVRENHQLAPGSRIIVTSRNRQVLKGVSDDIYKVQRLNSFESFHLFCLHAFKSDPPAIDDQKMISEVISYAYGNPLALKVLGFSLHSRNKEAWESALKKLKRFSNPDIQDVLRISYEQLDDKGMKDTFLDIACIFDSSFARDYAESILVDNPYVKIDITGLLDKSLIENSEVLKDNELLMNDLIRQMGRQIARDEDEQPGNRCRLCDAKDACYVLENKTGTAAIEVISFNMSEITQNVRVCRSAFSNMCNLRILKVYCDNIGGYGFKLSIPNGLDSYLSDKLRYLWWDLYPLKSLPSKFNPENLVELALRGSHLENLWNYKVQSLPMLRRIDLSYSKFLTRLPDLSRIPNLERLNLEGCTSLVELLSPIQNLDKLAYLNLNGCTKLKNMKGTSRSTGYLDFILHGGIKNLLKNICQPSLTSQAHIPQKFQVNLTCLILSGTAIEEVDPSIGYLPGLVQLDMSYCTRLKSLPTSICNLKSLEMLSLAFCSKLEKLPPLPSTLLHLGLYCCESLKSLSELPSLCFSLSANYCKTLEKISTWRAPLLHNMKIINFNFFCGHIDFYGCEKLDQNTRNSILVDRAVLKILFRMKFGMTGPNSHDFRYPGDEIPKWFNYQTCGTSIKIMLCPNWNNANFLGLAFCIVLDQNKTDPNISLCINCKLNFKTMDDDHLHEYHDSRALLERKVSSDHLLMWYVAKLALQRSEKMVGLNWPSTCRTEASFHVLPCYYDCIELRYVKNLGSEYGQIKKFGIRFVYMADTARFDAETKSGNIRHYDEYCESSGSEAKRKNESYFDEYCGFHGEEDVEWHPTIKSKRLKVILPLSKRRKV, encoded by the exons ATGGATCAATGGAG gttatattgtaaaatggtttctacttcttctttttcttcggCAAACCCCCCCCACAAACAATTCGATGTGTTTTTGAGTTTCAGAGGTGAGGACACCCGCCATGGATTTGCTAGCTATCTTTATGGTGCTTTATCTGCAAAGAGTATCTCAACTTTCATGGATGATCATGAACTTGAGAGAGGCGATGAAATTTCTCCCACACTTGACAAAGCGATCAAGAAATCCAAGATTTTAGTAGTCGTTCTTTCAGAAAACTATGCTTCCTCCACATGGTGTTTGGAGGAACTGGTGAAAATACTTGAATGCAAGAGAAACAATGGACAGACTGTTATGCCAGTCTTTTATGGCATAGATCCATCGGTTGTACGAAAGCAGAATGGGAGTTATGGAATTGCATTTAATAAACTTGAAGAACGTTTCAGAGACAGAATAGACAAGGTGCACCAATGGAGGGCTGCTTTAACAGAAGTTTCTAATCTACGTGGGTGGGATTCAAAGAATTActg gcCTGAGTGTAAGTTAGTTCAAAAAGTTGTTGaagatattttaaaagaattgcCTAAATATCGATCATCATTTGAGCATTCAAAGGAGTTGCTTTttggaattgaaaaaaatattaaggaaGTTGAATCACGATTATCCATTGGCCCAAAAGATGTTCGCATTATAGGTATTTGGGGAATGGGGGGAATCGGTAAAACCACCCTTGCTAccattgtatttgaaaaactatcTGATGAGTTCGAAGGTTGCTGCTTTCTTCCGAATGTCAGAGAACAACATGCAAGAAATGGATTAGATCATTTGAGAAGGAAACTTCTATCTAATTTACTAGATGATGAAGATATTTTAACGATGGATACCCTAGTTGGAGCGTCATCTTTTATTCTTGACAGGCTTCGACGTAAAAAGGTGCTCATTGTTCTAGATGATGTGGATAGTTCTATCCTATTAGATGCTTTAGTTCGAGAAAATCACCAACTTGCTCCTGGAAGCAGAATCATTGTTACATCTAGAAATAGGCAAGTGCTTAAGGGAGTATCCGATGATATTTACAAGGTTCAGAGGTTAAATTCCTTTGAATCTTTTCACCTCTTCTGTTTGCATGCTTTTAAGTCTGATCCTCCGGCAATTGATGATCAAAAAATGATATCAGAAGTGATAAGTTATGCGTATGGAAATCCATTAGCTCTTAAGGTATTGGGCTTTTCCCTTCACTCCAGAAATAAAGAAGCATGGGAAAGTGCACTGAAGAAGCTGAAAAGATTTTCAAACCCAGATATTCAAGATGTGTTGAGAATCAGTTATGAGCAACTAGATGATAAAGGGATGAAGGATACATTTCTAGACATTGCTTGCATCTTTGATTCATCTTTTGCTAGAGATTATGCAGAAAGCATATTAGTTGATAATCCTTATGTGAAAATAGATATTACTGGTCTACTTGATAAGTCTTTAATTGAAAATAGTGAAGTTCTTAAGGACAATGAACTATTGATGAATGATTTGATACGTCAAATGGGTCGGCAAATTGCTCGTGATGAAGATGAACAACCTGGTAATCGTTGTAGGTTGTGTGATGCCAAGGATGCTTGCTACGTACTGGAAAATAAAACG GGCACTGCTGCAATTGAAGTTATATCATTCAACATGTCAGAAATCACACAAAATGTAAGAGTGTGCCGTTCAGCCTTCTCAAATATGTGCAACCTACGAATTCTCAAAGTTTATTGTGACAATATTGGTGGCTATGGGTTTAAGCTGTCCATTCCTAATGGTCTTGATTCTTATCTTTCTGATAAGCTAAGATATTTATGGTGGGATTTATATCCTTTGAAATCAttgccatcaaaatttaatcCAGAGAATCTTGTTGAACTTGCACTTCGTGGCAGCCATCTTGAAAACCTTTGGAATTATAAAGTTCAG TCTCTCCCAATGTTAAGAAGGATTGATCTGAGTTATTCCAAGTTTCTCACTCGACTACCAGATTTGTCACGGATTCCGAATCTGGAAAGATTAAATCTTGAAGGCTGTACAAGCTTGGTTGAGCTTCTTTCACCAATTCAAAATCTTGACAAGCTTGCTTATCTAAATTTGAATGGTTGCACCaaacttaaaaatatgaaaGGTACATCAAGGAGCACAGGGTACTTGGATTTTATTCTGCATGGAGGCATTAAAAATCTTTTGAAAAACATTTGTCAGCCGAGTCTCACATCTCAGGCCCACATTCCTCAAAAGTTCCAAGTGAATTTAACATGTTTAATTTTGAGTGGGACAGCAATAGAAGAAGTGGACCCATCAATTGGGTATCTCCCAGGTCTTGTTCAATTAGATATGAGTTATTGCACCAGACTTAAAAGTCTTCCAACCAGCATTTGTAATTTGAAATCTCTTGAGATGTTAAGCCTCGCCTTCTGTTCGAAACTTGAAAAATTGCCTCCCCTTCCATCTACTCTGCTCCACTTGGGGCTATACTGTTGTGAAAGCTTGAAATCTTTATCAGAGCTCCCATCATTATGCTTTAGTCTGTCTGCAAATTACTGCAAGACACTGGAGAAAATATCGACTTGGAGGGCTCCACTATTACACAATATGAAAATcattaactttaattttttctgtGGACATATTGACTTTTATGGTTGTGAAAAATTGGATCAGAATACACGCAACAGCATACTCGTCGATCGTGCCGTACTTAAAATTCTGTTCCGTATGAAGTTTGGAATGACT GGCCCAAATTCTCATGATTTTCGATATCCaggagatgaaattccaaagtggTTTAACTATCAAACTTGTGGGACTTCAATCAAAATTATGCTTTGCCCAAATTGGAATAATGCCAACTTCTTGGGTTTGGCTTTCTGCATTGTTCTTGATCAAAATAAAACTGACCCCAATATATCTCTTTGTATCAATTGCAAACTCAATTTCAAAACCATGGATGATGATCATCTGCATGAATATCATGATTCTAGGGCTCTTCTGGAAAGGAAGGTTAGTTCAGATCACCTGCTCATGTGGTACGTTGCAAAGCTCGCTTTGCAAAGATCAGAAAAAATGGTTGGACTAAATTGGCCATCTACTTGTAGAACTGAGGCTTCTTTCCATGTCTTGCCTTGCTACTATGATTGCATAGAATTGAGATATGTCAAAAACTTGGGAAGTGAGTATGGCCAGATTAAGAAGTTTGGTATTCGCTTTGTATATATGGCAGATACAGCGAGGTTTGATGCAGAAACTAAAAGTGGAAATATAAGACACTATGATGAATATTGTGAATCAAGTGGAAGTGaagctaaaagaaaaaatgagagCTACTTTGATGAATATTGTGGCTTTCATGGTGAAGAAGATGTTGAATGGCATCCGACCATTAAATCTAAGAGACTGAAGGTTATCCTACCATTATCTAAGAGACGGAAGGTTTAA